A single Deinococcus sp. HSC-46F16 DNA region contains:
- a CDS encoding SDR family oxidoreductase has translation MANLSSSTIMLTGAGGALATAVAQELEDAGAQLVLVGRGESLERAADRFPATEVLDLDLRNPASVDALRKVKVDALVHTVGLYTAQDVQKATTDELRELFDANMLTLFHAAQGVLPHMLRQKDGLIMGVSAGQAARLSGPKAALYTASKAAVAAYVLSLHDELKARGVRGCVLYPMGAIDTPENREAGFEWEETIDPRGLAKSVAHALTRPDRAHVTELKIYPDV, from the coding sequence ATGGCGAACCTCAGCTCCTCGACGATCATGCTCACGGGGGCGGGCGGCGCACTCGCCACCGCCGTCGCCCAGGAACTGGAGGACGCGGGAGCACAACTCGTGCTCGTCGGGCGCGGCGAGTCGCTGGAACGCGCCGCTGACCGCTTTCCCGCCACCGAAGTGCTGGACCTTGACCTGCGCAACCCGGCCAGCGTGGACGCGCTGCGGAAGGTGAAGGTGGACGCCCTGGTGCATACGGTCGGCCTGTACACCGCCCAGGACGTGCAGAAGGCCACCACCGACGAGCTGCGCGAGCTGTTCGACGCCAACATGCTGACCCTCTTCCACGCGGCGCAGGGCGTGCTGCCCCACATGCTGCGGCAGAAAGACGGCCTGATTATGGGCGTGAGCGCGGGACAGGCGGCGCGGCTCAGCGGTCCCAAGGCGGCGCTGTACACCGCGAGCAAGGCCGCCGTCGCCGCCTACGTCCTGAGCTTGCACGACGAACTCAAGGCCAGGGGCGTACGCGGCTGCGTCCTGTACCCGATGGGGGCCATCGACACGCCGGAAAACCGCGAGGCGGGCTTCGAGTGGGAGGAAACCATCGACCCGCGCGGCCTCGCCAAGAGTGTGGCCCATGCGCTGACACGGCCCGACCGGGCACACGTGACGGAGTTGAAGATCTACCCGGATGTGTAG